A window of the Mesorhizobium opportunistum WSM2075 genome harbors these coding sequences:
- a CDS encoding glycosyltransferase has product MADKLRIVHCFRSPVGGIFRHVRDLTEAQVAAGHAVGIVCDSTTGGEFEERLFEQMKDVLALGIHRTPMQRHVGLGDLASARRTYRIIKELQPNVLHGHGAKGGAYARLFGSLLRVSRSRVARLYSPHGGSLHYDESTVTGKLFFALERIMARFTDCLLFVSDYERLTYRRKVGEPPIPNTLAYNGLRATEFEPVVPSADAADLLYIGMMRDLKGPDIFIDALALAGPRLGRALSAVMVGDGDDLPRYQAQVKRLGLEGHVRFLPPMPAREAFGLAALVVVPSRAEAMPYIVLETLAAARPMIATSVGGIPEIFGSNSPALIRPDPTELADKMSQALTDLAAYSKLMPDDASLRARFGADVMAAEIEKAYFAALDR; this is encoded by the coding sequence ATGTGCGCGACCTGACCGAAGCCCAGGTCGCCGCCGGTCATGCGGTCGGCATCGTCTGCGATTCGACGACGGGCGGCGAATTCGAGGAGCGCCTGTTCGAGCAGATGAAGGACGTGCTGGCGCTCGGCATCCATCGCACGCCAATGCAGCGCCATGTCGGCCTGGGCGACCTCGCCTCGGCCCGGCGCACCTACAGGATCATCAAGGAATTGCAGCCGAACGTTCTGCACGGGCATGGCGCCAAGGGTGGTGCCTATGCCCGTCTGTTCGGCTCATTGTTGCGGGTATCAAGGTCTCGCGTAGCCCGCCTTTATTCGCCGCATGGCGGCTCTCTCCACTATGACGAGAGCACCGTCACCGGAAAGCTGTTCTTCGCGCTCGAGCGCATCATGGCGCGCTTCACCGATTGCCTGTTGTTCGTCTCCGACTACGAGCGGCTGACCTATCGCAGGAAGGTCGGCGAGCCGCCGATCCCGAACACGCTGGCCTACAATGGACTTCGCGCCACCGAATTCGAGCCGGTTGTCCCCAGCGCCGACGCGGCGGACCTGCTCTATATCGGCATGATGCGGGACCTCAAGGGACCCGACATCTTCATCGATGCCCTGGCCCTCGCCGGGCCCCGGCTCGGCCGCGCACTGAGCGCGGTGATGGTGGGCGACGGCGACGACCTGCCGCGCTACCAAGCACAGGTGAAGCGTCTCGGTCTTGAAGGCCACGTCCGTTTCCTGCCGCCGATGCCGGCCCGGGAGGCGTTTGGGCTGGCGGCGCTCGTCGTGGTTCCCTCGCGCGCCGAAGCCATGCCATACATCGTGCTGGAAACGCTTGCCGCGGCAAGACCCATGATCGCGACCTCCGTCGGCGGCATACCGGAGATTTTCGGTTCAAACTCCCCTGCCCTGATCCGACCCGACCCGACCGAACTCGCCGACAAGATGAGCCAGGCGCTGACCGATCTCGCCGCCTACAGCAAGCTGATGCCCGACGATGCCAGCCTCAGGGCGCGCTTCGGCGCCGACGTCATGGCCGCCGAAATCGAGAAGGCCTACTTCGCCGCGCTCGACAGATAG
- a CDS encoding undecaprenyl-phosphate glucose phosphotransferase, whose translation MNEIDPARRFSPEAVRKLDTPAEGIAPGGMNDVARQVASQYRRDTMSPIMVSGVLRMVEFGVLLVSGLCVYFHYVGFFNYLAWQYPLTIGAASFLAVVLLDVTDCYQVVSLMRPIANFGRILLVWAGAFALMALTAFAMKMSQDYSRLLFGTWFVVGFVCLFSLRLVMSRLIRRWARDGRMERRAVIVGGGKAAEVLIRSVEKQPYNDIRICGIFDDRNDKRSPPLVAGYPKLGTISELIEFARIARIDMLIVSLPLTAESRVLQLLKKLWVLPVDIRLSAHSNALQFRPRAYSYIGSVPMLDIFDKPINDWDSVAKRAFDIIFSLIGIVVFSPVMLATAIAIKLDSKGPVLFRQKRHGFNNEIIEVYKFRSMYTDRSDPTAKQTVTRNDPRVTRVGRFIRKTSIDELPQFFNSLLGSLSLVGPRPHAIAAQSHNLLYNEVVDGYFARHKVKPGVTGWAQINGWRGEMDTNEKIRMRTEYDLYYIENWSLLFDLRILFLTPIRLLNTENAY comes from the coding sequence ATGAATGAGATCGATCCCGCGCGCCGCTTTTCACCAGAAGCAGTGCGTAAACTCGACACTCCGGCCGAGGGCATTGCGCCCGGCGGCATGAACGACGTTGCCCGGCAGGTCGCCTCGCAGTACCGGCGGGACACGATGTCGCCGATCATGGTCAGCGGTGTCCTGCGCATGGTCGAATTCGGGGTGCTTCTGGTTTCGGGCCTCTGCGTCTATTTCCACTATGTCGGGTTCTTCAACTATCTCGCCTGGCAATATCCGCTGACGATCGGCGCCGCGTCATTCCTGGCCGTGGTGCTGCTCGACGTCACCGACTGCTACCAGGTCGTGTCCCTGATGCGGCCTATCGCCAATTTCGGCCGCATCCTGCTGGTCTGGGCCGGCGCCTTCGCGCTGATGGCCTTGACGGCCTTCGCCATGAAGATGTCGCAGGACTATTCGCGCCTGCTGTTCGGCACGTGGTTCGTCGTCGGCTTCGTCTGCCTCTTCAGTCTCAGGCTGGTGATGTCGAGGCTGATCCGACGCTGGGCACGCGATGGCCGCATGGAGCGGCGCGCCGTCATCGTCGGTGGCGGCAAGGCGGCGGAAGTCCTGATCCGCTCGGTCGAGAAGCAGCCCTACAACGACATCCGCATCTGCGGCATCTTCGATGACCGCAACGACAAGCGCTCGCCGCCGCTTGTCGCCGGCTATCCCAAGCTCGGCACCATTTCCGAGCTGATCGAATTCGCCCGCATCGCGCGCATCGACATGCTGATCGTGTCGCTGCCGCTGACCGCCGAATCGCGCGTGCTGCAGCTTTTGAAGAAACTGTGGGTGCTGCCGGTCGATATCCGCCTGTCCGCGCATTCCAACGCGCTGCAATTTCGCCCGCGCGCCTATTCCTACATCGGCTCGGTGCCGATGCTCGACATCTTCGACAAGCCGATCAACGACTGGGATTCGGTCGCCAAGCGCGCCTTCGACATCATCTTCAGCCTGATCGGCATCGTCGTGTTCTCGCCGGTGATGCTGGCCACCGCCATCGCCATCAAGCTCGACAGCAAGGGGCCGGTGCTGTTTCGCCAGAAGCGGCATGGTTTCAACAACGAGATCATCGAGGTCTACAAGTTCCGCTCGATGTACACGGACCGTTCGGACCCGACCGCCAAGCAGACGGTGACCCGCAACGATCCGCGCGTCACCCGTGTCGGCCGCTTCATCCGCAAGACCTCGATCGACGAATTGCCGCAGTTCTTCAACTCGCTTTTGGGTTCGCTGTCGCTGGTCGGTCCGCGCCCGCATGCGATCGCCGCGCAGTCGCACAACCTTCTCTACAATGAAGTGGTCGACGGCTATTTCGCCCGCCACAAGGTCAAGCCCGGCGTCACCGGCTGGGCGCAGATCAATGGCTGGCGCGGCGAGATGGATACCAACGAGAAGATCCGCATGCGGACCGAATACGACCTTTATTACATCGAGAACTGGTCGCTGCTGTTCGATCTCAGAATCCTGTTCCTGACACCGATCCGCCTGCTCAACACGGAAAACGCCTATTGA
- a CDS encoding O-antigen ligase family protein, protein MSATSFELPQAAVNAKLIAMISSGAVVLGILLSGFVISEPAPYELYMAGLIAIWALFGMRISRAALPLLVLLVTMNIGGMISMTQMADLANTPLYLAVSLFLAFSAVFFASVTATQPGLYRLIFIAYVISAVMTSLLGIAGYFHAFPGAEMFTKYDRAAGAFQDPNVFGPFLVLPGIYLLYLILTGSVSRMPLLAVPLLIITAGIFFSFSRGAWGMFAVSAVLLTGCLFLQSASGMFRLRVVIMTVAALSLLTIAIIVILQLPGVSEMFSNRAHLEQSYDTARLGRFARYTIGFQMAMEHPFGIGPLVFGTIFGEDTHDIWLKMLMDYGWIGFVSFLTLVLWTIAAGFRILLRDRPWQPYLLCSYVAFIGNVGLGTFIDIDHWRHMYLLLGLIWGAIALEYRHQRLLRPVLRGSSTPAIAAT, encoded by the coding sequence TTGAGCGCGACCTCCTTTGAGCTGCCGCAGGCCGCCGTCAACGCCAAGCTGATCGCGATGATCTCTTCGGGGGCGGTCGTGCTGGGCATCCTGCTGTCCGGTTTCGTCATAAGCGAACCGGCGCCCTATGAACTCTACATGGCCGGGCTGATCGCCATCTGGGCTCTTTTCGGCATGAGGATCTCCCGTGCGGCGCTGCCGCTGCTGGTGCTGCTGGTGACGATGAACATCGGCGGCATGATTTCGATGACGCAGATGGCGGATCTCGCCAACACGCCGCTCTACCTTGCCGTGTCGCTGTTCCTCGCCTTCAGCGCCGTGTTCTTCGCCTCGGTTACAGCCACGCAGCCAGGCCTCTACCGGCTGATCTTCATTGCCTATGTGATCTCGGCCGTGATGACTTCGCTGCTCGGCATAGCAGGCTATTTCCACGCCTTCCCCGGCGCCGAGATGTTCACCAAATACGACCGTGCCGCCGGCGCCTTCCAGGACCCGAACGTATTCGGGCCGTTCCTGGTGCTGCCCGGCATCTACCTGCTCTATTTGATCCTGACCGGTTCGGTTTCGCGCATGCCGCTGCTGGCGGTACCGCTGCTGATCATCACCGCCGGCATCTTCTTCTCGTTCTCGCGCGGCGCCTGGGGCATGTTCGCGGTTTCGGCGGTGCTGCTCACCGGCTGTCTGTTCCTGCAGAGCGCCAGCGGCATGTTCCGGCTGCGCGTGGTGATCATGACCGTCGCCGCGCTGTCGCTGCTGACGATCGCCATCATTGTCATCCTGCAGCTGCCCGGGGTGTCGGAAATGTTCTCCAACCGTGCACATCTCGAACAGAGCTACGACACCGCCCGCCTCGGCCGCTTCGCCCGCTACACGATCGGTTTCCAGATGGCGATGGAGCATCCGTTCGGCATCGGGCCGCTGGTCTTCGGCACGATTTTCGGCGAGGACACGCACGACATCTGGCTGAAGATGCTGATGGACTATGGCTGGATCGGTTTCGTGTCGTTCCTGACGCTCGTCCTGTGGACAATCGCAGCCGGGTTCCGCATCCTGCTGCGCGACCGGCCGTGGCAACCCTATCTCTTGTGCTCCTACGTCGCCTTCATCGGCAATGTCGGGCTTGGCACCTTCATCGACATCGACCACTGGCGCCACATGTACCTGCTGCTAGGCCTGATCTGGGGCGCCATCGCGCTCGAATACCGCCATCAGCGGCTGTTGCGGCCGGTATTGCGCGGCTCATCGACACCTGCGATCGCGGCAACATAA
- a CDS encoding outer membrane protein translates to MGWEKYVNKFLAVFAVAALSASTASAADVVAPVAGSAYDWSGFYVGGHIGVADGDITATDMTEPNGGFFTELVPAGTEGFDFNKAGVAGGIHAGAQWQWGQFVLGGEATWTATGIRKTITSPYYPDSDTETGKISNYATIVGRVGYAFDRVLIYAKAGYAGGKVDFRARDNDALVSYEKNEWQNGYALGAGIDYALTNNLSLGVDYTHIDLGHKTSTGDNVYDDGHLGDNPETYRTEAKVDAVMARLTYKFGMGQ, encoded by the coding sequence TTGGGCTGGGAGAAATACGTGAATAAATTCTTAGCAGTTTTCGCTGTTGCCGCCCTGTCGGCAAGCACTGCCTCAGCAGCGGACGTGGTGGCCCCGGTTGCGGGGTCGGCCTATGACTGGAGCGGTTTCTATGTCGGCGGCCATATCGGCGTTGCCGATGGTGATATCACGGCGACGGACATGACCGAGCCAAACGGCGGCTTTTTCACCGAGCTCGTTCCGGCCGGAACAGAGGGCTTTGACTTCAACAAAGCGGGCGTAGCCGGGGGTATCCATGCGGGCGCGCAATGGCAGTGGGGGCAATTCGTTCTGGGCGGCGAGGCGACCTGGACTGCAACGGGCATCCGCAAAACCATCACCAGTCCCTATTACCCGGACAGTGACACCGAGACCGGCAAGATCTCGAATTATGCCACGATCGTTGGCCGTGTCGGCTACGCCTTCGATCGCGTGCTGATTTACGCGAAGGCGGGCTATGCCGGCGGCAAGGTGGATTTCCGCGCCCGAGACAATGACGCTCTCGTGTCCTACGAGAAGAATGAGTGGCAGAACGGCTATGCGCTCGGCGCCGGCATCGACTATGCTCTTACGAACAACCTCTCGCTGGGCGTGGACTACACCCACATTGACCTCGGTCATAAGACGAGCACGGGCGACAACGTTTACGATGACGGGCACCTCGGTGACAATCCTGAGACGTATCGCACCGAGGCAAAGGTCGATGCCGTGATGGCCAGGCTAACCTACAAGTTCGGAATGGGTCAGTAA
- a CDS encoding YbaK/EbsC family protein: protein MSLESVRAFFAAHAPDIEVIVTEASSATVTLAAQAHGVLPAQIAKTICLRVGDRTMLVVTSGIARLDNRKFKDQFAGKPRMLDAEEVVAATSHPVGGVCPFGLPAPLPVYCDVSLREFDEVVPAAGATNAAVRITPRRMVELTGAEWVDVCQG from the coding sequence ATGAGCCTGGAATCCGTTCGTGCGTTCTTCGCCGCTCATGCGCCTGACATCGAGGTCATCGTCACGGAAGCGAGTTCGGCGACCGTGACGCTGGCGGCGCAGGCGCATGGCGTGTTGCCGGCGCAGATCGCCAAGACGATCTGCCTTCGCGTCGGCGACCGCACCATGCTGGTCGTGACCAGCGGTATCGCGAGGCTGGACAACCGCAAATTCAAGGACCAGTTCGCCGGCAAGCCGCGCATGCTGGACGCGGAGGAAGTCGTCGCCGCCACGAGCCATCCGGTCGGCGGTGTCTGCCCGTTCGGCCTGCCGGCGCCGCTGCCGGTCTATTGCGACGTGTCGCTGCGCGAGTTCGACGAGGTTGTCCCCGCCGCCGGCGCCACCAACGCGGCGGTGCGGATTACGCCGCGGAGGATGGTCGAGCTTACCGGCGCTGAATGGGTGGATGTCTGCCAGGGATAG
- a CDS encoding helix-turn-helix domain-containing protein — protein MPKNAKSHALSEPLANEIGQDYSALKAMRETRGYSLEELSLTCGLSVDEIEDIENGRAADPAKLRRIASALRLPPDTLIASAASTPAAQGRPLA, from the coding sequence ATGCCCAAAAATGCAAAAAGCCATGCCCTCTCCGAACCGTTAGCCAATGAGATCGGGCAAGATTACAGTGCCCTCAAGGCCATGCGGGAAACCCGCGGATACAGTTTGGAAGAGCTTTCCCTGACGTGCGGCCTGTCGGTCGACGAAATCGAGGACATCGAGAACGGCAGGGCGGCCGATCCGGCGAAGCTGCGTCGTATTGCGTCCGCGCTTCGGCTTCCTCCGGACACTCTCATTGCTTCGGCAGCCAGCACGCCGGCCGCACAAGGCCGGCCCCTGGCATAA
- a CDS encoding MerR family transcriptional regulator yields MDKSPDAFRTISEVAEDLDLPQHVLRFWETRFNQIKPMKRGGGRRYYRPQDVELIKGIRHMLYDQGYTIKGVQKLLRENGNHFLVAIGNGDMAAVEAISQRKQADQVPLTPAAQPRGGDDELVGQPRVKPSRRFFGLGKGDEEGPVQPDASKLSRDNRALLQEALFDLLECKRLLDQVR; encoded by the coding sequence ATGGACAAGAGCCCTGACGCCTTCCGGACCATCAGCGAGGTCGCCGAAGATCTCGACCTGCCACAGCATGTGCTGCGTTTCTGGGAGACGCGCTTCAACCAGATCAAGCCGATGAAGCGTGGCGGCGGCCGCCGCTACTACCGCCCGCAGGACGTCGAATTGATCAAGGGCATCCGTCACATGCTCTACGATCAGGGTTACACGATCAAAGGCGTGCAGAAGCTGCTGCGCGAAAACGGCAATCATTTCCTGGTCGCCATCGGCAATGGCGACATGGCCGCCGTCGAGGCGATCTCGCAACGCAAGCAGGCCGACCAGGTGCCGTTGACGCCGGCGGCGCAGCCACGCGGCGGAGACGATGAGCTGGTTGGCCAACCAAGGGTCAAGCCCAGCCGGCGCTTTTTCGGCCTCGGCAAGGGCGATGAGGAAGGTCCGGTCCAGCCGGACGCGTCGAAACTCTCGCGCGACAACCGCGCGCTGCTGCAGGAGGCGCTGTTCGACCTTCTGGAATGCAAGCGCCTGCTCGACCAGGTGCGCTGA
- a CDS encoding integration host factor subunit alpha, with protein sequence MGGKTLTRADLAEAVYRKVGLSRTESAELVEAVLDEICEAIVRGETVKLSSFATFHVRSKNERIGRNPKTGEEVPILPRRVMTFKSSNVLKNRILRSHQNSKAKGGK encoded by the coding sequence ATGGGGGGAAAGACACTTACGCGCGCCGACCTTGCCGAGGCCGTCTACCGAAAGGTCGGTCTGTCGCGGACTGAATCCGCGGAGCTTGTCGAAGCGGTGCTGGATGAAATCTGCGAAGCCATCGTTCGTGGCGAGACGGTAAAATTATCGTCATTCGCGACATTCCATGTCCGCTCCAAGAACGAGCGTATCGGGCGCAATCCCAAGACGGGTGAAGAGGTGCCGATCCTGCCGCGCCGGGTGATGACCTTCAAGTCGTCGAACGTGCTGAAGAACCGCATCCTGCGTTCTCACCAGAACAGCAAGGCCAAGGGCGGCAAGTAG
- a CDS encoding beta-ketoacyl-ACP synthase III codes for MIRSVVRGTGAALPHRIMKNADFEGMVETSDEWIAQRTGIRQRHIAADDETTASLGEAAARAALADAGLTPDDIDLIVLATSTPNNTFPATAVDIQNRLGMHHGFAFDMQAVCSGFVYAVTTADLYIRGGLAKRVLVIGSETFSRILDWSDRSTCVLFGDGAGALVLEAGEGSGTIADRGVLAASLRSDGAHKDKLFVDGGPSTTGTVGHLRMEGREVFKHAVGMITDVIEATFSDAGITAADLDWFVPHQANKRIIDASARKLGIDDQKVVVTVDLHGNTSAASVPLALSVAVADGRIKKGDLVLLEAMGGGFTWGAVLVRW; via the coding sequence TTGATCAGATCAGTCGTGCGCGGCACCGGTGCCGCGCTGCCCCACCGCATCATGAAGAATGCCGATTTCGAAGGCATGGTCGAAACCTCGGACGAGTGGATCGCCCAGCGCACCGGCATCCGCCAGCGCCATATCGCGGCCGACGACGAGACGACGGCTTCCCTGGGTGAGGCCGCGGCGCGCGCGGCACTGGCCGATGCCGGGCTGACGCCGGACGACATCGACCTGATCGTGCTGGCGACCTCGACGCCCAACAACACATTCCCTGCCACCGCGGTCGACATCCAGAACCGGCTTGGCATGCATCACGGCTTTGCCTTCGATATGCAGGCGGTGTGCTCCGGCTTTGTCTATGCGGTGACGACGGCCGATCTCTACATCCGTGGCGGCCTTGCCAAGCGCGTGCTGGTGATCGGCTCGGAGACTTTTTCGCGCATTCTCGACTGGAGCGATCGCTCGACCTGCGTGCTGTTCGGCGACGGCGCCGGCGCGCTGGTTCTGGAAGCCGGGGAGGGCAGCGGCACGATCGCCGACCGCGGCGTTCTGGCGGCCAGCCTGCGCTCCGACGGGGCGCACAAGGACAAGCTTTTTGTCGACGGCGGCCCATCGACCACGGGAACGGTCGGCCACCTCCGCATGGAAGGCCGCGAAGTCTTCAAGCATGCGGTCGGCATGATCACCGACGTCATCGAGGCGACCTTCTCGGACGCCGGCATCACGGCCGCCGACCTGGATTGGTTCGTGCCGCATCAGGCCAATAAACGAATTATTGACGCTTCCGCCAGGAAGCTCGGGATAGATGACCAAAAAGTGGTGGTTACCGTCGATTTGCACGGTAACACCTCGGCTGCTTCCGTACCGCTGGCGTTGTCGGTGGCCGTTGCCGATGGCCGCATCAAGAAGGGTGACCTCGTGCTCCTGGAAGCGATGGGCGGCGGCTTCACCTGGGGCGCTGTTCTGGTTCGTTGGTAA
- the plsX gene encoding phosphate acyltransferase PlsX, producing MIRISIDAMGGDHGPAVVIPALMTVATRRPDIRFVIYGREELVRPELAKFPRLAEVSEFIHCEIAVRMDDKPSQALRHGRWKSSMWKAVEAVKSGAADACISAGNTGALMAMSKFCLRTMATIDRPAIAALWPTLRGESVVLDVGATIGADAHQLIDFAILGTGMARSVFGIARPMVGLLNVGVEEIKGQEEVKEAGRMLREANMASMNYHGFVEGDDIGKGTVDVVVTEGFAGNIALKTAEGTARQIAGYLRAAMSRTLMAKIGYVFAKGAFDRLREKMDVGRSNGGVFLGLNGIVVKSHGGADSDGFAAAIELGYDMVRNNLLDRIEADLDLFHARNPHALTSRKSDVVIDAKE from the coding sequence GTGATCAGGATTTCCATCGATGCCATGGGCGGCGATCACGGACCAGCCGTGGTCATTCCGGCGCTCATGACGGTCGCGACCCGCCGTCCCGACATCCGTTTCGTCATCTACGGGCGTGAGGAGTTGGTGCGTCCCGAACTGGCCAAATTTCCCAGACTGGCCGAGGTCAGCGAGTTCATCCACTGCGAAATCGCGGTCAGGATGGATGACAAGCCGAGCCAGGCGTTGCGCCATGGCCGCTGGAAGTCATCGATGTGGAAGGCGGTCGAAGCGGTCAAGTCGGGCGCCGCGGACGCCTGCATCTCCGCCGGCAACACCGGTGCGCTGATGGCGATGTCGAAATTCTGCCTGCGCACCATGGCCACCATCGATCGCCCGGCGATCGCGGCATTGTGGCCGACATTGCGCGGCGAAAGCGTGGTTCTGGACGTTGGCGCCACCATCGGCGCCGATGCGCACCAGCTCATTGATTTTGCCATTCTGGGCACCGGCATGGCGCGTTCCGTGTTCGGCATCGCCCGGCCGATGGTTGGCCTGCTCAATGTCGGCGTGGAAGAGATCAAGGGCCAGGAAGAGGTCAAGGAAGCGGGGCGCATGCTGCGCGAGGCCAACATGGCCTCGATGAACTATCATGGCTTCGTCGAAGGCGACGATATCGGCAAGGGTACGGTCGACGTGGTGGTGACGGAAGGCTTCGCCGGCAATATCGCGCTGAAGACGGCGGAGGGCACCGCGCGCCAGATCGCAGGTTATCTGCGCGCCGCCATGAGCCGTACCCTGATGGCCAAGATCGGCTACGTCTTCGCCAAGGGAGCCTTTGATCGCCTGCGCGAAAAGATGGATGTCGGCCGCTCCAATGGCGGCGTTTTCCTGGGCTTGAACGGCATCGTTGTCAAAAGCCATGGCGGTGCTGATTCGGACGGGTTCGCCGCCGCGATCGAACTTGGCTATGACATGGTCCGCAACAATCTGCTCGACCGCATCGAGGCCGACCTGGACCTGTTTCATGCGCGCAACCCGCATGCCCTGACATCTAGGAAATCCGACGTCGTTATCGACGCGAAGGAATAG
- a CDS encoding YceD family protein encodes MKHADPQSPVSFRANVARLPHKGLPVVIDADAAQRAALAEEHGLLSVEAYRAELLVVSWKRNGVKVSGRVEADITQACIVTLEPVEAHIDEPVEALLLPEDSKLGRQGFEGGGEILLDADGPDSPETFSGDTIDVGALAEQFFGLAIDPYPRKSGAALDAAGDTEPEENEFQQKLRSLLGKS; translated from the coding sequence ATGAAACATGCCGATCCGCAAAGCCCGGTTTCCTTCCGCGCAAATGTCGCCCGTCTGCCGCACAAGGGGCTGCCCGTAGTGATCGACGCCGACGCGGCGCAGCGCGCCGCGCTCGCCGAGGAGCACGGGCTGCTGTCCGTCGAAGCCTATCGCGCCGAACTCCTGGTCGTCTCCTGGAAGCGCAATGGCGTGAAGGTCAGCGGCCGTGTCGAGGCCGACATCACCCAGGCCTGCATCGTCACCCTCGAGCCCGTCGAGGCCCATATCGATGAGCCGGTCGAGGCACTGTTGCTGCCCGAGGACTCCAAGCTTGGACGGCAGGGGTTCGAAGGCGGCGGCGAAATACTGCTCGATGCGGACGGGCCCGACAGTCCCGAAACGTTTTCCGGCGACACCATCGATGTCGGGGCTCTCGCCGAACAGTTCTTCGGCCTGGCGATCGACCCCTATCCGCGCAAGTCGGGCGCAGCGCTGGATGCCGCCGGCGATACCGAACCGGAGGAGAATGAATTTCAGCAAAAACTGCGATCCTTGCTGGGAAAATCCTGA
- a CDS encoding ubiquinol-cytochrome C chaperone family protein, with amino-acid sequence MFQRLFGRERHANRAITDALYAQIVAAARQTAFYSDLNVPDTPLGRFEMLSLHMFLFQHRLRGEDGVGQEVAQVLIDEFFLDVDHSLRELGIGDVGVPKRMKKLAKMYYGRTAAYDDALERNDHDGLTAALARNIQPDAGSWPQASQLANYVADARRQLAAQPSESIVSGTVFFPLASEVDR; translated from the coding sequence ATGTTCCAGCGCCTTTTTGGCCGCGAACGCCACGCCAACCGCGCCATCACCGACGCGCTTTACGCACAAATCGTGGCGGCGGCGCGGCAGACTGCATTTTATTCCGATTTGAATGTGCCGGATACGCCACTCGGCCGGTTCGAGATGCTTTCGCTGCACATGTTCCTGTTCCAGCATCGGTTGCGCGGCGAGGATGGCGTGGGCCAAGAGGTCGCGCAGGTGCTGATCGACGAGTTCTTCCTAGACGTCGATCATTCGCTGCGCGAACTGGGCATTGGTGACGTCGGTGTGCCCAAACGCATGAAGAAACTGGCCAAGATGTATTATGGCCGCACCGCAGCCTATGACGATGCGCTGGAGAGAAACGATCACGACGGGCTGACCGCGGCACTTGCCCGCAATATCCAGCCCGATGCCGGCTCGTGGCCGCAGGCATCGCAACTGGCCAACTATGTCGCCGACGCCCGTCGGCAACTGGCCGCGCAGCCGTCCGAATCAATCGTTTCCGGCACGGTGTTTTTTCCGCTCGCAAGCGAGGTTGATCGATGA
- a CDS encoding outer membrane protein assembly factor BamE, translating to MRALNFKSTFTSGPAGAISLLLVVSALSACHTSKMIGDLSPSETLTQGYVYDQQAVDSVPVGSSREQVLLALGTPSTTATFDNEAFYYISQTRKRYVAFDKPRLIDQKVLAVYFGDDGRVTQIANYGMKDGKIFDFISRTTPTGGKDQNFLSQIINGASKLAPGIPGGGTP from the coding sequence TTGCGCGCGCTGAATTTCAAGTCGACCTTCACTTCCGGGCCCGCCGGCGCGATCTCGCTGCTGCTTGTCGTTTCGGCATTGTCGGCATGCCACACCAGCAAGATGATCGGCGATCTCAGCCCGAGCGAGACGCTGACGCAAGGGTATGTCTACGACCAGCAGGCGGTCGATTCGGTGCCCGTCGGGTCCAGCCGCGAGCAGGTGCTTCTGGCGCTTGGCACGCCGTCGACCACGGCCACTTTCGACAATGAGGCGTTTTATTACATCTCGCAAACCCGCAAACGTTATGTCGCCTTCGACAAGCCGAGACTGATCGACCAGAAAGTGCTGGCGGTCTATTTCGGCGATGACGGCCGCGTCACCCAGATCGCCAATTACGGGATGAAGGACGGCAAGATTTTCGACTTCATCTCGCGCACCACGCCGACCGGCGGCAAGGACCAGAACTTCCTCAGCCAGATCATCAACGGCGCCAGCAAGCTGGCGCCCGGCATTCCCGGCGGCGGCACTCCCTGA